A region from the Musa acuminata AAA Group cultivar baxijiao chromosome BXJ1-10, Cavendish_Baxijiao_AAA, whole genome shotgun sequence genome encodes:
- the LOC135595869 gene encoding serine carboxypeptidase-like 45 yields MHSTAWRAVVMVAALVQICSSRELESNLSHPNRIVKLPGQPQVSFQQFSGYVTVDERKHRALFYYFAEAEMDPSSKPLVLWLNGGPGCSSVGVGAFSENGPFRPKGEVLVRNEYSWNKEANMLYLETPAGVGFSFSSDSSDYEGVNDRITARDNLVFLQRWFTKFPRYKGRDLYITGESYAGHYVPQLAQLMVDFNKKEKVFNLKGIALGNPVLEFSTDFNSRAEFFWSHGLISDSTYRIFTSACNYSRYVSEYYRGSLSSICQRVMSQVTRETSRFVDKYDVTLDVCISSVLSQSMVLSPQQVTERVDVCVEDETVSYLNRKDVQAALHANLIGVTKWTVCSSVIEYELLNLEVPTISIVGSLVKSGIPVLVYSGDQDSVIPLTGSRTLVQRLANELGLKTTIPYRAWFEGEQVGGWTQVYGDALSFATVRGASHEAPFSQPERSLVLFRAFLQGRPLPETFTYAP; encoded by the exons ATGCATTCTACGGCGTGGAGAGCCGTGGTCATGGTTGCCGCTCTAGTTCAGATTTGCTCCTCCAGGGAGCTGGAGTCCAATCTATCCCACCCAAACAGGATCGTCAAGCTGCCTGGCCAACCTCAGGTCAGCTTCCAGCAGTTCTCAGGCTACGTCACAGTGGATGAGCGGAAGCACAGGGCTCTTTTCTACTACTTTGCCGAAGCAGAGATGGATCCGTCCTCAAAGCCTCTGGTTCTCTGGTTGAATGGAG GGCCTGGTTGCTCTTCTGTTGGGGTTGGGGCATTCTCTGAGAATGGGCCTTTCAGACCAAAAGGTGAAGTGCTGGTGAGAAATGAGTATAGCTGGAATAAAG AGGCAAACATGCTGTATTTGGAGACACCAGCAGGAGTTGGCTTCTCTTTTTCAAGTGACTCTTCTGACTATGAGGGGGTGAATGATCGGATTACAG CCAGGGATAATCTTGTTTTTCTGCAGCGCTGGTTCACAAAGTTCCCACGGTACAAGGGCAGGGATTTATACATCACTGGAGAAAGCTATGCAG GCCATTATGTTCCACAACTTGCTCAGCTCATGGTTGATTTCAATAAGAAGGAAAAGGTCTTCAACCTCAAAGGCATTGCT CTGGGTAATCCGGTTCTTGAGTTCTCAACCGACTTCAACTCAAGAGCAGAGTTCTTTTGGTCCCATGGGTTGATATCGGATTCTACATACAGAATCTTCACTTCTGCTTGTAACTACTCACGCTACGTCAGTGAGTATTACAGAGGATCCCTTAGTTCAATATGTCAAAGAGTGATGAGCCAAGTGACGAGAGAAACAAGTAGATTCGTCGACAAATATGATGTCACCCTTGATGTTTGTATATCATCAGTTTTATCGCAATCCATGGTTCTGAGTCCTCAG CAAGTTACCGAGCGAGTAGATGTCTGCGTCGAAGATGAAACCGTGAGTTATCTCAATCGGAAGGATGTGCAAGCAGCACTGCATGCCAACCTTATCGGGGTGACAAAATGGACTGTTTGCAGCAG TGTTATCGAGTATGAGTTACTTAACTTGGAGGTACCAACAATTTCGATTGTGGGTTCGCTTGTGAAGTCTGGAATCCCGGTGTTGGTTTACAG TGGTGATCAGGACTCTGTCATTCCTTTGACCGGTAGCCGAACTCTTGTGCAAAGACTGGCAAACGAGCTTGGCCTCAAAACAACAATTCCATATAGAGCTTGGTTTGAGGGAGAACAG GTTGGTGGATGGACTCAAGTTTACGGCGATGCGCTTTCATTTGCTACTGTAAGAGGAGCCTCTCATGAAGCTCCATTCTCACAGCCTGAGAGGTCTCTTGTGCTCTTCAGAGCATTCCTACAAGGCCGACCGCTACCAGAGACATTCACATATGCGCCCTGA